One Pieris napi chromosome 24, ilPieNapi1.2, whole genome shotgun sequence DNA window includes the following coding sequences:
- the LOC125061703 gene encoding myotubularin-related protein 9, translating to MEFIELILTNKLDGVTLKYPHHDNVDGTVCITGHHLILSSRKEGVRELWLLHKNIDSIEKKENKVSGGVVQGGSLFLKCKDLRIFQLDISNSMELNLVAQTLENLSSIQDPSLFYPFFYRHMHPVMENGYTLYSIEGEFTKVLATEEWRISRVNQHYTVSPSYAQAVVVPKVIDDETLLAAASFRQGGRFPVLSYRHNNGAVLLRAGQPLYGPKHRRCKPDEQLLNSVVNVGMKGIIYDLRSSNLISQQQNKGGGTESAANYSQWRIYNRSMDDVDNQQQLLESFSKLIEACMDKEISCDKWISRLESSGWPESVRNSLHTACIIAQHIHHKGEPVLIHGTRGEDATLLVCSLVQIILNPDCRTIRGLQALIEREWLQAGHPFGSRLRCGPYSSQSRAAPTFSLFLDCVRQFLEQFPCSFEYRQSFLIALFEHSYASQFGTFLCDSDQERSTRGVYRQTTSLWSFVNQPDEICAYINPLYDPTPSVIWPSVAPMSYVIWEELYLRWLVPQRTEEREEQYKVIRTREQHLRSQAQQLRRELLDLGRRYYNLDN from the exons ATGGAATTTATCGAGCTTATCCTTACCAATAAGCTTGATGgagttacattaaaatatccaCATCATGATAACGTAGATGGAACAGTATGTATAACAGGACACCACCTGATTTTAAGTTCAAGAAAAGAAGGCGTTCGAGAGCTATGg cTACTTCACAAAAACATAGATAGCATagagaaaaaagaaaataaagtaaGTGGAGGTGTTGTACAAGGAGgatcactatttttaaaatgtaaagatcTTAGGATATTTCAGTTAGATATTAGCAACTCGATGGAACTTAATCTGGTTGCACAAACCTTGGAGAATTTATCTAGTATACAGGACCCTAGTcttttttatccatttttttatCGTCACATGCATCCTGTTATGGAAAATGGATACACTTTATATAG caTTGAAGGAGAGTTCACAAAAGTATTAGCAACAGAAGAATGGCGTATTTCTCGTGTAAATCAACATTATACAGTTTCACCTAGTTATGCACAAGCTGTGGTTGTACCAAAGGTTATTGATGATGAAACATTGTTGGCTGCAGCAAGCTTCAGACAAGGTGGACGGTTTCCAGTTCTCTCCTACAGACATAATAATGGG GCAGTATTATTAAGAGCTGGCCAGCCTCTCTATGGACCAAAGCACAGGAGATGCAAACCGGATGAACAGCTTTTGAATTCTGTTGTCAATGTCGGCATGAAGGGGATTATCTATGACTTAAGGAGCTCTAACTTAATATCCCAACAACAAAATaaag GTGGCGGAACGGAGAGTGCAGCAAATTACTCCCAATGGAGAATTTACAATCGGTCAATGGACGACGTGGATAACCAACAACAATTATTGGAAAGTTTTTCTAAACTAATTGAGG CCTGTATGGATAAGGAGATATCCTGTGACAAATGGATCTCGCGTTTGGAATCGTCCGGTTGGCCGGAATCGGTGCGGAATTCTTTGCACACGGCCTGCATAATCGCACAACATATACACCAT aaaggTGAACCAgtgttaatacacggaacgCGAGGCGAAGATGCTACATTACTTGTGTGTTCGTTGgttcaaataattttgaacCCAGATTGTAGGACCATAAGAGG CTTGCAAGCGCTAATAGAACGTGAATGGCTCCAAGCTGGTCACCCATTCGGGTCTCGTTTACGTTGTGGCCCATACTCTAGCCAATCCAGGGCTGCGCCAACGTTTTCACTCTTCCTGGATTGTGTCAGGCAGTTCCTGGAGCAGTTTCCGTGCAGTTTCGAATATCGTCAATCTTTTCTCATCGCATTGTTTGAGCATTCTTACGCAAGTCAATTTG GTACATTCCTCTGTGATAGCGACCAAGAGCGATCAACACGCGGCGTCTACAGACAGACAACCAGCCTGTGGTCTTTTGTGAACCAGCCTGATGAGATCTGTGCCTATATCAACCCTTTGTACGACCCTACTCCGAGTGTTATATGGCCATCCGTTGCGCCCATGAGCTACGTTATATGGGAAG AGCTGTACCTCCGTTGGCTGGTCCCCCAACGGACGGAAGAACGCGAAGAACAGTACAAGGTGATACGAACCAGAGAACAGCATTTGAGGTCACAGGCCCAACAACTTCGGAGGGAGTTGTTGGACTTGGGCCGTAGgtattataatttagataattaa